A portion of the Nitratidesulfovibrio termitidis HI1 genome contains these proteins:
- the cas8c gene encoding type I-C CRISPR-associated protein Cas8c/Csd1 — translation MILQALDAYYQRLADDPSENVPRQGYSREKIHFALVIGQDGTLLDVHDLRIQDGKKLVPKELFVPHPGKKRAGTNPPPNFLWDNTGYVLGADAKGKPDHTRKCFLAFRKQTLAIPDDGDAGLTAVRAFLDAWEPERAPEVISTFLPWDEVAGWNVVFRLDGDMGYIHDRPAARTAWEALRGQSADAEQGFCLVTGKLASIARLHPAIKGVRGAQSSGAALVSFNLDAFTSYGKEQNHNAPVSEAATFGYTTALNHLLRAGSNRRVQIGDATTVFWSERPHVLEDLLGLFLDKGPAPAAADDAPDEAGHADGQTADDGGLARRVRLVLEAVREGRMPPELGDTDVRFYVLGLAPNAARLSVRFFEVSTTGKIAARVGSHFRDIQTERRHPRDPEFPSMWQLLIELAPLRKSDNIPPTLSGALMRAILGGRPYPRSLLAAIIGRIRADHEVSYLRAALLKGYFTRAPKGDNTWEVGVTLDPASTDIGYRLGRLFAILEKAQQDALPGINATIRDRFYGAASATPRAVFPRLIHLAQFHISKADYGYISDKRLGEVMEGLDDFPAHLTMDQQGRFALGYYHQRNALWRKADTTAQAPVPADD, via the coding sequence ATGATCCTGCAAGCACTGGATGCCTACTACCAGCGCCTTGCCGACGACCCGTCGGAAAACGTGCCCCGGCAGGGCTACAGCCGCGAGAAAATCCACTTCGCACTGGTCATCGGGCAGGACGGCACGTTGCTGGATGTGCACGACCTGCGCATACAGGATGGCAAAAAACTTGTGCCAAAGGAATTGTTTGTCCCCCACCCTGGAAAGAAAAGAGCCGGAACGAATCCCCCGCCGAACTTCCTGTGGGACAATACCGGCTACGTGCTGGGGGCCGACGCCAAAGGCAAACCGGACCATACCCGAAAGTGCTTCCTTGCCTTTCGTAAGCAGACCCTAGCCATACCTGACGATGGTGATGCGGGCCTCACCGCCGTGCGTGCCTTTCTTGATGCATGGGAACCGGAACGCGCTCCGGAAGTAATCTCCACCTTCTTGCCGTGGGACGAGGTGGCCGGGTGGAACGTGGTGTTCCGGCTGGACGGCGACATGGGCTACATCCACGATCGCCCTGCCGCCCGCACCGCGTGGGAGGCCTTGCGCGGCCAGTCCGCCGATGCGGAACAAGGCTTTTGCCTCGTCACCGGCAAACTGGCCTCCATTGCCCGGCTGCACCCGGCCATAAAGGGCGTGCGCGGGGCGCAGTCCTCCGGCGCAGCCCTGGTCTCCTTCAATCTCGACGCCTTCACCTCCTACGGCAAGGAACAGAACCACAACGCCCCCGTGTCCGAGGCTGCCACCTTCGGATACACCACGGCGCTCAACCACCTGCTGCGGGCGGGCAGCAACCGGCGCGTGCAGATCGGCGACGCCACCACGGTGTTCTGGAGCGAGCGGCCACACGTGCTGGAAGACCTGCTGGGCCTGTTTCTGGATAAAGGCCCGGCTCCTGCCGCCGCGGACGACGCCCCAGACGAAGCCGGACATGCCGATGGCCAGACGGCGGATGACGGCGGCCTGGCCCGACGTGTTCGCCTCGTTCTGGAGGCGGTGCGCGAGGGCCGCATGCCGCCGGAACTGGGCGACACCGACGTGCGTTTCTATGTGTTGGGCCTTGCCCCCAATGCCGCCCGGCTGTCGGTGCGCTTTTTCGAGGTATCGACCACCGGCAAGATCGCGGCGCGCGTGGGCAGCCACTTCCGCGACATCCAGACGGAGCGCCGCCACCCCCGCGATCCGGAATTCCCCAGCATGTGGCAACTGCTGATCGAACTCGCCCCGCTGCGCAAGAGCGACAACATACCGCCCACGCTGTCCGGCGCGCTGATGCGCGCCATTCTTGGCGGGCGCCCATACCCACGCAGCCTGCTGGCGGCCATCATCGGACGCATCCGCGCGGATCACGAGGTTTCCTACCTGCGCGCCGCGCTGCTCAAAGGCTATTTCACCCGCGCCCCGAAGGGCGACAACACATGGGAGGTCGGCGTGACTCTGGACCCCGCATCCACGGACATCGGCTACAGGCTGGGGCGGCTGTTCGCCATCCTTGAAAAAGCGCAGCAGGACGCCCTGCCCGGCATCAACGCCACCATCCGGGACCGTTTCTACGGCGCTGCATCCGCCACCCCACGGGCCGTGTTCCCCCGGCTGATCCACTTGGCGCAGTTCCACATTTCCAAGGCGGACTACGGTTACATCTCGGACAAACGCCTGGGCGAGGTCATGGAAGGCCTGGACGACTTTCCCGCCCATCTGACCATGGACCAGCAGGGGCGCTTTGCGCTGGGTTACTACCACCAGCGCAACGCCCTGTGGCGCAAGGCCGACACCACCGCGCAGGCCCCCGTTCCTGCGGACGACTAG
- the cas7c gene encoding type I-C CRISPR-associated protein Cas7/Csd2, whose protein sequence is MSQPISKRYEFVLFFDVENGNPNGDPDAGNLPRLDPETSRGLVTDVCLKRKVRNFVELVKGNAAPHEIYVREKAVLAVQQKRAHEALGEVDKKADKTEQARKWMCRNFYDVRTFGAVMSLKDVSCGQVRGPVQMAFARSVEPVVPLDISITRMAVATEREAEAQEGDNRTMGRKSIIPYGLYRAEGFVSAHLAAQTGFTDDDLELFWQALENMFEHDHSAARGKMASRALIVFEHEGTLGNAPAHTLFGLVASPRAEGATGPARAFEDYAITVNDAGAPAGVRVIRRL, encoded by the coding sequence ATGTCCCAGCCCATCAGCAAGCGGTACGAATTCGTGCTCTTTTTCGACGTGGAGAACGGCAACCCCAACGGCGATCCGGACGCGGGCAACCTGCCCCGACTGGACCCGGAAACCAGCCGTGGCCTCGTCACCGACGTGTGCCTGAAGCGCAAGGTGCGCAACTTCGTGGAACTGGTGAAGGGCAACGCTGCCCCGCATGAAATCTACGTGCGTGAAAAGGCCGTGCTTGCGGTGCAGCAAAAGCGGGCGCACGAGGCGCTTGGAGAGGTCGACAAGAAGGCGGACAAGACCGAGCAGGCCCGCAAGTGGATGTGCCGCAACTTCTACGACGTGCGTACCTTTGGCGCGGTGATGTCGCTGAAGGACGTCAGCTGCGGCCAGGTGCGCGGCCCGGTGCAGATGGCCTTTGCCCGTAGCGTGGAGCCGGTGGTGCCGCTGGATATTTCCATCACCCGCATGGCCGTGGCCACCGAACGCGAGGCGGAAGCACAGGAAGGCGACAACCGCACCATGGGCCGCAAGTCCATCATCCCTTATGGTCTGTACCGGGCGGAGGGCTTTGTTTCCGCGCACCTGGCCGCCCAGACCGGCTTCACCGACGACGATCTTGAACTGTTCTGGCAGGCGCTGGAAAACATGTTCGAGCACGACCATTCCGCCGCGCGCGGCAAGATGGCGTCCCGCGCCCTGATCGTCTTCGAGCATGAGGGCACCCTTGGCAACGCGCCTGCGCACACGCTGTTCGGCCTGGTGGCCTCGCCCAGGGCCGAAGGGGCCACCGGACCGGCGCGCGCATTCGAAGACTATGCCATCACCGTGAACGATGCCGGGGCGCCCGCCGGTGTGCGGGTGATCCGGCGACTGTAG
- the cas4 gene encoding CRISPR-associated protein Cas4, producing the protein MYPESDLLPVSALQHLIYCPRQCALIHIEQVWDDNVHTALGNILHERVDRPGMERRRGVRTEFGVPLRSLALGLAGRADAVEFAADGPCPVEYKQGRPKRHAADHIQLCAQAMCLEEMTGRTVPQGVLFYAATRQRQTVELDEHLRRQVRETAMALHALVATGVTPQPEPGPKCKGCSLADRCRPGTFAQGGRSAARYLAQARRAAHDEDARPGAQGGVPDGILDGAPDGVPQDTRNGARDVVMSSAPLQFPPHPPRQEDD; encoded by the coding sequence ATGTACCCGGAATCCGACCTGCTGCCGGTCTCGGCGTTGCAGCATCTGATCTATTGCCCGCGCCAGTGCGCGCTCATCCACATCGAACAGGTGTGGGACGACAACGTGCACACCGCGCTGGGGAATATCCTGCACGAGCGGGTGGACAGGCCGGGCATGGAGCGGCGCAGGGGCGTACGCACGGAATTCGGCGTGCCCCTGCGCTCGCTGGCGCTTGGCCTTGCGGGGCGGGCCGATGCGGTGGAATTTGCCGCCGACGGTCCCTGCCCCGTGGAATACAAGCAGGGGCGGCCCAAACGCCACGCCGCCGACCACATCCAGCTTTGCGCGCAGGCCATGTGCCTTGAGGAAATGACCGGGCGCACAGTACCGCAAGGCGTGTTGTTCTATGCCGCCACGCGGCAGCGCCAGACGGTGGAACTGGACGAACACCTGCGACGGCAAGTGCGCGAGACGGCCATGGCCCTGCATGCGCTTGTCGCCACTGGCGTCACGCCACAGCCAGAACCCGGCCCGAAGTGCAAGGGATGTTCGCTCGCGGACCGTTGCCGCCCCGGCACGTTCGCCCAGGGCGGGCGCAGCGCCGCCCGCTATCTGGCGCAGGCCCGGCGGGCTGCGCACGACGAGGACGCCCGCCCCGGTGCGCAGGGTGGCGTCCCTGATGGCATCCTTGACGGCGCCCCGGACGGTGTCCCGCAGGACACGCGGAATGGCGCGCGGGACGTCGTCATGTCCTCCGCTCCGCTCCAGTTCCCGCCCCATCCACCCCGTCAGGAGGACGATTGA
- the cas1c gene encoding type I-C CRISPR-associated endonuclease Cas1c: MRRLLNTLYVTTQGAYLAKDGEAVAVRVEQETRLRVPLHGLGGVVCFGLVSASPPLLAACAEQDIGVSFLSEHGRFLASVRGPVSGNVLLRREQYRRADQPEARVLLCGYFVQGKIINARTVLRRFLRDHGDSADAPAIASAASSMADMLDRVARATTEEQIRGIEGEAASLYFGVFDGLILTRTRDFTFTTRSRRPPLDPVNCLLSFVYTLLAHDVRSALETVGLDPQVGFLHRDRPGRPSLALDVMEEFRHWLADRLVLSLVNRGQLGPKDFKRSGSGGVVLADDARKDVLVAWQKRKQEEVLHPFLDERMPIGLLAHTQAMLLARHLRGELDAYPPFLWK, translated from the coding sequence ATGCGACGCCTGCTCAATACGCTCTACGTGACCACCCAGGGCGCCTACCTTGCCAAGGACGGCGAGGCCGTGGCCGTGCGGGTGGAACAGGAAACCCGCCTGCGGGTGCCGTTGCACGGGCTTGGCGGGGTGGTGTGCTTCGGACTGGTATCGGCAAGTCCGCCCCTGCTTGCGGCCTGCGCCGAACAGGACATCGGCGTCAGCTTTCTTTCCGAGCATGGGCGGTTTCTGGCCTCGGTGCGCGGGCCGGTTTCGGGCAACGTGCTGTTGCGGCGCGAGCAATACCGCCGTGCCGACCAGCCCGAGGCCCGCGTCCTGCTTTGCGGATACTTCGTACAGGGCAAGATCATCAACGCCCGGACGGTGCTGCGCCGTTTCCTGCGCGACCATGGCGACAGCGCGGACGCTCCGGCCATCGCATCGGCGGCATCGTCCATGGCCGACATGCTCGACAGGGTGGCGCGTGCCACCACGGAAGAGCAGATCAGGGGCATCGAGGGCGAGGCGGCATCGCTGTACTTCGGTGTATTCGACGGGCTCATCCTGACGCGGACCAGGGATTTCACCTTCACTACGCGCAGCCGTCGCCCCCCGCTGGACCCGGTCAACTGCCTGCTGTCCTTCGTGTATACCCTGCTTGCCCACGACGTGCGTTCGGCACTGGAAACCGTAGGGCTGGACCCGCAAGTGGGCTTTCTGCACCGCGACAGGCCGGGCAGGCCAAGCCTTGCCCTGGATGTCATGGAAGAATTCCGCCACTGGCTTGCGGACAGGCTGGTCCTTTCGCTCGTCAACAGGGGGCAACTGGGCCCCAAGGACTTCAAGCGCAGCGGCTCCGGCGGCGTGGTGCTGGCCGACGATGCACGCAAGGATGTGCTTGTGGCGTGGCAGAAACGCAAACAGGAAGAGGTGCTGCACCCCTTTCTGGATGAACGGATGCCCATAGGATTGCTGGCGCATACGCAAGCCATGCTGCTGGCGCGCCATCTGCGCGGCGAACTGGACGCCTATCCCCCGTTCTTGTGGAAATAG
- the cas2 gene encoding CRISPR-associated endonuclease Cas2 yields the protein MLMLITYDVNTEDREGKTRLRRVAKLCLDYGQRVQLSVFECEVDPGQWETLRHKLVSTIAPEKDSLRFYRLGRDGKRRVEHVGFKEPVDLEGPLVV from the coding sequence ATGCTCATGCTCATTACCTACGACGTGAACACCGAAGACCGCGAAGGCAAAACCCGTCTGCGCCGGGTAGCCAAGCTCTGCCTGGACTACGGCCAGCGCGTGCAGCTTTCGGTATTCGAGTGCGAGGTGGACCCCGGCCAATGGGAAACCCTGCGCCACAAGCTTGTGTCCACCATCGCCCCGGAAAAGGACAGCCTGCGCTTCTACCGCCTTGGCCGCGACGGCAAGCGCCGGGTTGAACACGTGGGGTTCAAGGAACCCGTGGACCTTGAAGGCCCCCTTGTGGTGTAG
- a CDS encoding IS3 family transposase, whose protein sequence is MKRRVWDSKSKARIVLEGLQGRSVASICSEYQITQGMYYRWRDTLLANAALAFEVGATNRREERLATENQKLKQAVGELTLELKKRLVSGKRRSGQAQLQRDAELLPLIESLKMEHPFWGYRRVWATLRYKNGLIINVKRVARLMRLHGLGVKRAALRAKRTPSGSKPRPVRPCQWWGIDMTKVMTEGGWVYIVLVVDWFSKKIVGHHADYRSRSHEWLQALDTAIQTHFPGGVRGHGLSLMSDNGCQPTGTAFMRACATLGITQAFTSYNNPKGNADTERTMRTIKEELFWLHEWRSLEHLNRALSDWIENFNTTYLHSALGWKTPQGVHQQANKTWRNSPLKAA, encoded by the coding sequence ATGAAACGCCGAGTCTGGGACAGCAAAAGCAAGGCCCGCATTGTGCTTGAGGGATTGCAGGGTCGCTCTGTGGCAAGCATTTGCAGTGAGTATCAAATCACTCAGGGTATGTATTACCGCTGGCGCGACACGTTGTTGGCCAATGCCGCCCTGGCTTTTGAGGTGGGCGCCACTAACCGACGAGAAGAACGCCTTGCGACAGAGAACCAAAAACTCAAGCAAGCCGTTGGCGAACTGACGCTGGAGTTAAAAAAACGACTGGTAAGCGGCAAGCGCCGATCCGGCCAGGCCCAGCTTCAGCGCGATGCCGAACTCTTGCCGTTGATCGAGTCCCTGAAAATGGAACATCCCTTTTGGGGCTATCGCCGCGTATGGGCCACCCTTCGGTATAAAAACGGCCTGATCATCAACGTCAAACGAGTGGCGCGCCTGATGCGTCTGCATGGCCTTGGGGTGAAGCGCGCAGCCTTGCGGGCAAAGCGCACCCCTTCCGGAAGCAAGCCGCGCCCCGTCCGCCCGTGTCAGTGGTGGGGCATCGACATGACCAAGGTCATGACGGAAGGCGGCTGGGTGTATATCGTGCTGGTGGTGGACTGGTTTTCCAAGAAGATCGTGGGCCACCATGCCGACTACCGGAGCCGGAGCCATGAGTGGCTGCAAGCTCTGGATACGGCTATCCAGACGCACTTTCCCGGAGGCGTCCGGGGGCACGGCCTGAGCCTGATGAGCGACAACGGCTGCCAACCGACAGGAACGGCTTTTATGCGCGCCTGCGCGACTCTCGGCATCACGCAGGCGTTTACCAGCTACAACAATCCCAAAGGGAACGCGGATACCGAGCGGACAATGCGTACGATCAAGGAAGAGCTCTTCTGGCTGCACGAATGGCGTAGCCTGGAACACCTCAACCGCGCCCTCTCTGACTGGATAGAAAACTTCAACACCACATACCTGCATTCGGCGCTTGGCTGGAAGACTCCGCAAGGCGTCCATCAGCAGGCAAACAAAACCTGGCGGAATTCTCCCTTAAAGGCCGCTTGA